In Pedobacter africanus, a single window of DNA contains:
- a CDS encoding Gfo/Idh/MocA family protein: MNRREFVKNSSITAAAATVLPGNSLFAAAAADKVKVAMIGVGLRGQNHLSLLLKRADVELVAICDIDERMLNSAKTIINKSGKPMPKIFTGDNYAWKKLLETKGLQAVVIATPWEWHKEMIIKSLEAGLKYVATEVMLGITLQDHWDVVQAAEKHSANVMMLENVCYRRDVLAALNMVRQGVFGEIVHLQGGYQHDLREVKFNDGVKAYGGGVEFNEKGFSEARWRTNHSVHRNGDLYPTHGIGPVANCININRGNKFLKLNSFATKSRGLHNYIVANGGESHPNAKVNFRLGDIVTTTIDCANGETIILQHDTNLPRPYSLGFRVQGTKGLWMDLNKSIYVEGVSKPHQWDNQNSWMEKYDHPLWKKYGDDAQGAGHGGMDFFVIHAFIESVKRNVPTPLDVYDAAAWSAITPLSEQSIELGNETIDFPDFTSGKWMSRKPIFALNDDY, encoded by the coding sequence ATGAACAGAAGAGAATTTGTTAAAAACAGTAGCATTACAGCAGCGGCGGCAACTGTATTACCAGGCAATTCTTTGTTTGCGGCAGCAGCAGCAGATAAAGTAAAAGTAGCTATGATAGGTGTTGGCTTGCGTGGACAAAACCACTTGAGTCTTTTACTAAAAAGAGCTGATGTGGAGCTTGTTGCAATATGTGATATTGACGAACGTATGCTCAATTCTGCTAAAACCATAATCAACAAAAGCGGCAAACCCATGCCTAAGATCTTTACGGGAGACAATTATGCCTGGAAAAAACTCCTGGAAACTAAAGGCTTGCAGGCAGTTGTAATAGCTACGCCCTGGGAGTGGCATAAGGAGATGATCATAAAATCTTTGGAAGCGGGACTTAAATATGTGGCTACTGAAGTCATGTTGGGCATTACTTTACAGGATCATTGGGATGTTGTACAAGCAGCAGAAAAGCACAGCGCAAATGTAATGATGCTTGAAAATGTTTGTTACCGTCGCGATGTACTTGCTGCATTGAATATGGTAAGACAAGGTGTTTTTGGTGAAATAGTTCATTTACAGGGGGGCTATCAGCATGATCTGAGAGAAGTTAAATTTAACGATGGTGTTAAAGCGTATGGTGGCGGCGTTGAGTTTAACGAAAAAGGCTTCTCAGAAGCACGCTGGAGAACCAACCATTCGGTACATAGAAATGGCGACCTCTATCCAACCCACGGAATCGGTCCTGTAGCCAACTGTATCAACATCAATCGCGGAAATAAATTCTTAAAACTAAATTCTTTCGCAACAAAATCCAGAGGGCTGCATAATTATATAGTTGCGAACGGAGGCGAAAGTCATCCAAATGCCAAGGTAAATTTCCGTTTAGGAGATATTGTAACCACAACAATTGATTGTGCCAATGGTGAGACCATTATTTTACAGCACGATACCAACCTGCCAAGACCTTATTCGCTTGGCTTCCGGGTACAGGGAACAAAGGGCCTGTGGATGGACCTGAATAAAAGTATATACGTGGAAGGTGTCAGCAAACCGCACCAGTGGGATAACCAAAACAGCTGGATGGAAAAATACGATCACCCGCTATGGAAAAAATATGGTGATGACGCACAAGGTGCCGGACATGGCGGTATGGATTTCTTCGTGATACATGCCTTCATTGAATCTGTAAAACGCAATGTGCCAACTCCACTGGATGTTTATGACGCAGCAGCATGGAGTGCCATTACCCCTTTAAGTGAGCAGTCCATTGAGCTGGGCAACGAAACGATCGATTTTCCTGACTTCACTAGTGGCAAATGGATGTCAAGGAAACCAATATTCGCGCTGAACGACGATTATTAG